In Rhizobium sp. N324, a single genomic region encodes these proteins:
- a CDS encoding diguanylate cyclase — translation MSGTGMSTLLRMVFRPKVKQKTRHTLASRALRLAALRIALVCACAGGVSYFINHSALERSLRSQLSFSTEQALQRESLPFREVKDLQKNFLAEFSRIYAIPEARQSLARSFDDIFYRHEDGSYTQRPGLFEGEPLPDGRRFPDMSATYAPDVTPDEDVKTRFALSYLLSYQFGSATKGRLFNFYGVVPEKGFPIYQAADIAKVFKYEGPDALKLETFEFFSRGFGGPQNDTFFTRIYWDPSNNAWMTTIATPDAPDASGKHRIMACVDVLLADLMKRTANPTLPGARATIFAADDQGTLIFDSKYADAITASAGEASISSLALADYQPLLKASRSIGAGSVSLVDSASEIAAVGRIPDTPWVLAVHYPKSLMRPAVLTNLGIVVAVGLLTLFVELFILRSILQKQVAEPLVRLIHATQLVGRSGVTVANDALPTHSDDEIGELARDFASMAARVHAAHEALEGKIRDRTSELERLNQKLVTISQTDEMTGVANRRRFDAVLASELAGLGQGQDLLMLAMVDADWFKGYNDRYGHPAGDACLKEIAGVLERNTRSQQDLVARYGGEEFAIIARIASAKNAPAIGQALCSAMAVVKLAHEGSPFGHVTLSVGIALAAPNENISPEALLLEADRALYRAKQAGRNQAVVAEPSADTPIQQIGA, via the coding sequence ATGAGCGGCACCGGCATGAGCACGTTGTTGAGGATGGTCTTCAGACCGAAGGTGAAGCAGAAAACACGCCATACTCTGGCGTCGCGGGCGTTGCGGCTTGCGGCACTGCGGATCGCGCTGGTCTGCGCCTGTGCCGGCGGCGTGTCCTATTTCATCAATCATTCCGCGCTTGAGCGCTCGTTGCGCTCGCAGCTCTCCTTTTCGACGGAGCAGGCTTTGCAGCGCGAGTCGCTGCCCTTCCGCGAAGTGAAGGACCTCCAAAAGAATTTCCTTGCCGAATTCAGCAGGATCTACGCGATACCGGAAGCCCGGCAATCCTTGGCACGGAGTTTCGATGATATTTTCTATCGCCATGAGGATGGATCCTACACCCAGCGTCCCGGATTGTTTGAAGGCGAGCCTTTGCCCGATGGGCGCAGATTTCCCGACATGTCGGCGACCTACGCGCCCGACGTGACGCCGGATGAGGACGTGAAAACGCGGTTTGCGCTGTCTTACCTGCTCTCTTACCAATTCGGTTCTGCCACCAAGGGCCGCCTCTTCAATTTCTACGGCGTGGTTCCGGAAAAAGGCTTCCCGATCTATCAGGCTGCCGACATCGCCAAGGTTTTCAAATATGAAGGCCCGGATGCGCTGAAGCTCGAGACTTTCGAATTTTTCTCCCGCGGCTTCGGCGGGCCTCAAAACGATACGTTCTTTACGCGCATCTATTGGGATCCCTCCAACAATGCATGGATGACGACGATCGCGACGCCCGATGCGCCTGACGCTTCAGGCAAGCATCGCATCATGGCCTGCGTCGACGTGCTGCTCGCCGATCTGATGAAACGAACCGCAAATCCGACGCTGCCGGGCGCACGCGCGACGATCTTTGCGGCCGATGATCAGGGAACTCTGATCTTCGACAGCAAATATGCCGATGCGATCACGGCCAGCGCTGGCGAAGCCTCGATTTCCTCCTTGGCACTCGCCGACTACCAGCCATTGCTGAAGGCGAGCCGGTCGATCGGAGCGGGTTCGGTGTCGCTCGTCGACAGCGCCAGCGAAATTGCCGCGGTCGGCCGGATTCCGGATACGCCCTGGGTGCTTGCCGTCCACTATCCGAAATCTCTGATGCGGCCCGCCGTCCTCACCAATCTCGGGATCGTCGTCGCGGTCGGGTTGCTCACCCTGTTCGTCGAACTCTTCATCCTCCGTTCGATCTTGCAAAAGCAGGTCGCCGAACCGTTGGTGCGATTGATTCACGCCACGCAGCTGGTCGGCCGCTCCGGCGTTACCGTTGCCAACGACGCCCTGCCCACGCACTCCGACGACGAGATCGGCGAGCTTGCCCGCGATTTTGCGTCGATGGCCGCGCGCGTTCACGCAGCCCATGAGGCGCTTGAGGGCAAGATACGGGATCGAACCTCCGAGCTGGAGCGGCTCAATCAGAAGCTCGTGACGATCAGCCAGACGGACGAGATGACGGGCGTCGCCAATCGCCGTCGCTTCGACGCGGTTCTCGCAAGCGAGCTCGCCGGGCTTGGGCAAGGTCAGGACCTGCTGATGCTTGCCATGGTGGATGCCGACTGGTTCAAAGGTTACAACGACCGATACGGCCATCCGGCGGGAGACGCCTGCCTGAAGGAAATCGCCGGGGTGCTGGAACGCAATACGCGCAGCCAACAGGACCTCGTTGCCCGCTATGGCGGAGAGGAATTCGCCATCATTGCACGGATCGCCTCAGCCAAGAACGCGCCCGCCATCGGACAGGCCCTGTGTTCGGCAATGGCGGTCGTCAAGCTGGCGCATGAAGGATCGCCTTTCGGGCACGTGACGCTCAGCGTCGGCATTGCGCTGGCAGCGCCGAACGAGAATATCTCTCCGGAAGCGCTATTGCTCGAAGCTGATCGCGCGCTCTATCGCGCCAAGCAGGCAGGGCGAAATCAGGCCGTCGTTGCCGAGCCTTCTGCTGACACGCCGATACAGCAGATAGGCGCCTAA